One genomic segment of Marinitoga piezophila KA3 includes these proteins:
- a CDS encoding TM0106 family RecB-like putative nuclease codes for MDLLNYQNIKKCPYFVSSYKRPGKYFDIELNGVKITANYDDYDKRRKVIRISRESRKLKLSHIFHIISVYLYFKKKGKEVRGVEITLESKMHYFSERWIIKKLPTFEKEIETFKRLNEKNPGNYCKFCKLKSRCHKELLEKGNLNIVPGISKSYLNLLKDLGINPLKTVEKNRIEQVPPQFRKPLYNLKSLMENKPIIINKFDIPEKYIVYDVETYKELDFLHGILYQGKYKPFLNVQNTDDNLEKFLKFLKGTKEIIVHYDVYDIKRLQLITKNRSHLYKYLDKIENRSYDLYEKIQKNVALPVTSYSLKDISRFFGFKWRTDLNGYAIFIEYKNFLRGNKESLDKIITYNEDDCRATEKIMKSLKELM; via the coding sequence ATGGATTTGTTAAATTATCAAAATATAAAAAAATGTCCGTATTTTGTTTCAAGTTATAAAAGGCCGGGGAAATACTTTGATATAGAATTAAATGGAGTAAAAATTACAGCCAATTATGATGATTATGATAAAAGACGTAAGGTAATAAGGATATCGAGAGAATCAAGAAAATTAAAACTAAGTCATATATTTCATATAATTAGCGTATATCTTTACTTTAAAAAAAAGGGTAAAGAAGTACGCGGAGTTGAAATAACCTTAGAAAGCAAAATGCATTATTTTTCAGAAAGATGGATTATAAAAAAGCTTCCAACTTTTGAAAAAGAAATAGAAACCTTTAAACGATTAAATGAAAAAAATCCCGGCAATTATTGTAAATTCTGTAAATTAAAAAGCAGATGTCACAAAGAATTGCTTGAAAAAGGCAATCTAAATATAGTGCCAGGTATTTCAAAAAGTTACCTGAATCTTTTAAAGGATCTGGGAATTAATCCTTTAAAAACAGTTGAAAAAAATAGAATTGAGCAGGTTCCTCCGCAGTTCAGGAAACCATTATATAACTTAAAATCATTAATGGAAAATAAACCTATAATAATAAATAAATTTGATATTCCTGAGAAATACATAGTATATGATGTGGAAACTTATAAAGAACTTGATTTTCTTCATGGAATATTATATCAGGGAAAATATAAACCATTTTTAAATGTTCAGAATACAGATGATAACCTTGAAAAATTTTTGAAATTTTTAAAAGGAACAAAAGAGATAATTGTGCATTATGATGTATATGATATAAAAAGATTGCAATTAATTACCAAGAATCGTTCTCATTTATATAAATATCTCGATAAAATTGAAAACAGGTCATATGATTTATATGAAAAGATTCAAAAGAATGTGGCATTACCTGTAACTTCATACTCTTTAAAGGATATCAGTCGTTTCTTTGGATTTAAATGGAGAACAGACCTCAATGGATATGCAATATTTATTGAGTATAAAAACTTTCTGCGTGGAAATAAGGAAAGTCTGGATAAAATAATTACATATAATGAAGATGATTGCAGAGCTACTGAAAAAATAATGAAAAGCTTAAAGGAGCTGATGTAA
- the era gene encoding GTPase Era, giving the protein MKSGFVAVAGKPNVGKSTLINALMKKKVVIVSDKPQTTRNRVNCILNTENAQIVLVDTPGIHKPLHKFGEYMVKIAVNALKSQDMVLFLVDPIDQVRESDINIAKIIKESNIPTILVINKIDAATPEQVQEAETRIKEAFENAKNLIEIIKISALTGENLEVLMDKIIENLPEGPQYYPEDMATDRPLAFMISELIREKIFHLTSEEIPHSTAVVVEEITDKEDLVYIRAEIYVERKSQKGIIIGQNGRMIKKIGMLARKDIEALLDDKVYLDLYVKVKEKWRKKDSIILNTIGLKDDLE; this is encoded by the coding sequence ATGAAAAGCGGATTTGTTGCTGTAGCGGGAAAGCCTAATGTTGGGAAATCGACATTAATAAATGCATTAATGAAGAAAAAGGTTGTAATAGTTTCTGATAAACCACAGACTACAAGAAATAGGGTAAACTGTATCTTAAATACTGAAAATGCACAAATAGTATTGGTAGATACTCCGGGTATTCATAAACCCTTGCATAAATTTGGGGAATATATGGTAAAGATAGCGGTTAATGCCTTAAAAAGCCAGGATATGGTTTTATTCCTTGTTGATCCTATTGATCAGGTGAGGGAATCAGATATTAATATAGCTAAAATAATAAAAGAATCAAATATCCCAACAATATTGGTAATAAATAAAATTGATGCAGCAACACCAGAGCAGGTTCAGGAAGCAGAAACAAGAATAAAAGAAGCTTTTGAAAATGCAAAAAATTTAATAGAAATAATAAAAATTTCAGCATTAACAGGTGAAAATCTTGAAGTCCTTATGGATAAGATAATAGAAAATTTACCAGAAGGTCCACAATATTATCCAGAAGATATGGCAACAGACAGACCTCTTGCTTTTATGATTTCTGAATTAATCAGGGAGAAAATCTTCCATTTAACTTCAGAGGAAATTCCACATTCAACAGCTGTTGTTGTTGAGGAAATTACAGATAAAGAGGATCTGGTATATATTAGAGCTGAAATATATGTTGAAAGAAAGTCTCAAAAAGGTATTATAATAGGCCAAAATGGGCGTATGATAAAGAAGATAGGTATGCTTGCAAGGAAGGACATAGAAGCTTTATTAGACGATAAGGTATATCTTGATTTATATGTAAAAGTAAAAGAAAAATGGAGAAAAAAAGACTCGATAATCTTAAACACAATAGGATTAAAAGATGATTTAGAATAA
- a CDS encoding nucleoside hydrolase yields MKRKIILDCDPGHDDAVAILLAGISEKIDLLGIVSVAGNSYVENTTRNALILTEMGKINVPVFQGSAKPLIRDQIVAPDIHGESGLEGANLPLPTKKVEEKNYLEFMAEKVKENPGKITFVAVGPLTNIAKFALNYPELVSQVEELVIMGGGIEFGNVKPRAEFNIYADPEAAQIVFNAGFNLTVFPLDVTHQAKIHMNEIKEMQKFSSEIVSKMGILLEFFHQTYYDVFKIEGAPLHDPCTIAYLIKPELFEFKEYYAQVEVKGELTYGETVVDYWQFEKPNSKWALKVNREEFIKLLFEELKKY; encoded by the coding sequence GTGAAAAGAAAGATAATCCTTGACTGTGATCCTGGACACGATGATGCAGTGGCAATATTACTTGCAGGTATTTCAGAAAAAATAGATTTATTGGGAATAGTGTCTGTTGCAGGTAATTCATATGTAGAAAATACTACACGAAATGCATTAATACTTACGGAAATGGGAAAAATAAATGTTCCTGTCTTTCAGGGTTCTGCGAAACCTTTAATAAGAGATCAAATAGTGGCACCGGATATTCATGGAGAAAGTGGTCTGGAAGGAGCAAACCTTCCTTTACCTACAAAAAAGGTTGAAGAGAAAAATTACTTAGAATTTATGGCTGAAAAGGTAAAGGAAAATCCTGGCAAAATAACCTTTGTTGCTGTGGGTCCTTTAACAAATATCGCCAAATTTGCTCTGAATTATCCGGAATTAGTTTCACAGGTAGAAGAACTGGTAATAATGGGTGGAGGAATAGAATTTGGAAATGTGAAACCGCGTGCGGAATTTAATATATATGCGGATCCAGAAGCAGCGCAAATAGTTTTTAATGCTGGTTTTAACCTTACAGTATTTCCACTTGATGTTACACATCAGGCAAAGATACATATGAATGAAATAAAAGAAATGCAAAAATTCAGTTCTGAGATAGTATCAAAGATGGGAATTTTATTGGAATTTTTTCACCAGACATATTATGATGTTTTTAAAATAGAAGGAGCACCTTTACATGATCCATGTACAATAGCTTATTTAATAAAACCGGAGTTATTTGAATTCAAAGAATATTATGCTCAGGTTGAGGTAAAAGGCGAATTGACATATGGAGAAACAGTAGTTGATTACTGGCAATTTGAAAAACCAAATTCAAAGTGGGCATTGAAGGTAAATAGAGAAGAATTTATAAAATTATTATTTGAAGAATTAAAAAAATATTAG
- a CDS encoding ABC transporter permease, protein MIIEMIKEAFRSLFGNKMRSFLSMLGIIIGVMAVIVVLSLGNGATYSVKKDIESIGSNIIIAYAYSPKEKITIKELETFKKNSQYISEITPNISSFAEASYRKNKFPGQTFGTTNDFIKLYKLEILQGRLINDADNKARLMVAMIGENIAQKLFKHEFPIGKYIKLKIKDRVIKLKVVGVLKKKDINMFLNVANSIFIPYTTLIERILKTNAINEFFAKAKNGAVIEQAKAEIQFFLKNKIKDKKYFEIYSQTEMLGTVNEITNMLNLVFGIVAGISLLVGGIGIMNIMLVSVTERTREIGIKKAIGATNANILMQFLTESIFLTTVAGIIGLIIGLYVSKGIGILIKITPFFDINQIIMTVLISMSIGLFFGVSPAVKASKLNPVDSLRYE, encoded by the coding sequence ATGATTATAGAAATGATAAAAGAAGCTTTCAGATCATTATTTGGAAATAAAATGCGATCATTTTTATCAATGCTTGGAATAATAATAGGTGTAATGGCTGTTATAGTTGTATTATCTCTTGGAAATGGAGCTACATATTCAGTAAAAAAAGATATTGAATCCATTGGATCCAATATAATTATCGCATATGCTTATTCTCCTAAAGAAAAAATTACTATAAAAGAATTAGAGACTTTCAAAAAAAATTCTCAATATATTTCCGAAATAACTCCTAATATATCAAGTTTTGCAGAAGCATCATACAGAAAAAACAAATTTCCCGGTCAAACATTTGGAACAACAAATGATTTTATAAAATTATATAAATTGGAAATATTACAAGGGCGATTAATAAATGACGCCGATAATAAAGCACGTTTAATGGTTGCTATGATAGGAGAAAATATAGCTCAAAAATTGTTTAAACATGAATTCCCAATAGGAAAATATATAAAATTAAAAATTAAAGACAGAGTTATAAAATTAAAAGTTGTAGGCGTTTTAAAGAAAAAAGACATTAACATGTTCCTCAATGTCGCTAATAGTATCTTTATACCTTATACTACATTAATTGAACGAATTTTAAAAACCAATGCTATAAATGAATTTTTTGCCAAAGCCAAAAATGGAGCAGTTATTGAACAGGCAAAAGCAGAAATTCAATTTTTTCTAAAAAACAAGATAAAAGATAAAAAATACTTTGAAATATACAGTCAAACAGAGATGCTGGGAACTGTTAATGAAATAACAAATATGTTAAATCTTGTTTTTGGTATTGTGGCTGGAATTTCATTGCTTGTTGGCGGTATAGGTATTATGAATATAATGCTTGTTTCTGTTACTGAACGAACTCGTGAAATTGGTATAAAAAAAGCTATTGGTGCTACAAACGCTAATATACTTATGCAATTTTTAACAGAATCAATCTTTTTAACAACAGTGGCTGGAATAATTGGACTTATTATAGGATTATACGTATCAAAAGGTATTGGTATATTAATAAAGATTACTCCGTTCTTTGATATTAATCAGATAATAATGACTGTTCTTATTTCTATGAGTATAGGCCTATTTTTTGGAGTGTCTCCTGCTGTAAAAGCTTCTAAACTTAACCCGGTTGATTCTTTAAGATATGAATAA
- a CDS encoding ABC transporter ATP-binding protein, translating to MEKVIFEVKDVKKVYKMGEVNVNALDGINFKIKAGEFVIIMGPSGSGKSTTLHIIGCLDTPTSGKVYVDNMDVSNLSEKKLARIRREKIGFVFQQFNLLPKLTALENVELPMIYKGLPSSKRRKKAKELLEMVGLGDRIHHKPSQLSGGQMQRVAIARALANDPQYILADEPTGNLDSKSGEDIINILKDLNKSGMTVIIVTHDPDLESLGTHNIYLKDGLIQKESFK from the coding sequence ATGGAAAAGGTGATTTTTGAAGTAAAAGATGTTAAAAAGGTCTATAAAATGGGAGAAGTTAATGTAAATGCACTTGATGGGATTAATTTTAAGATAAAAGCTGGAGAGTTTGTTATAATTATGGGACCTTCTGGCTCTGGAAAATCTACAACTCTTCATATAATAGGGTGTCTTGATACTCCAACCTCTGGAAAAGTATATGTAGACAATATGGATGTAAGTAATCTTTCAGAAAAAAAATTAGCCCGTATCAGGCGAGAAAAAATAGGCTTTGTATTTCAACAATTTAATTTATTACCAAAACTTACTGCATTGGAAAATGTTGAATTACCAATGATTTATAAAGGACTTCCATCTTCTAAAAGACGAAAAAAAGCCAAAGAATTATTGGAAATGGTTGGATTAGGTGATAGAATTCATCATAAACCCTCGCAACTTTCTGGAGGACAAATGCAAAGAGTTGCAATTGCAAGAGCACTTGCAAATGACCCACAATATATACTGGCAGATGAACCCACAGGAAATCTGGATTCAAAAAGCGGTGAAGATATTATAAATATATTAAAAGATCTCAATAAATCTGGAATGACTGTAATTATTGTTACACACGATCCTGATTTAGAAAGTCTTGGAACACATAATATTTATTTGAAAGACGGATTAATACAAAAGGAGAGTTTCAAATGA
- a CDS encoding efflux RND transporter periplasmic adaptor subunit has product MKRKIIVISIILALIMILISCNANKAFSNINNEIEYVVKKGDLTEFINVDGYVYPENFYIIYSKIGGEVKEIFTKNGQYLRKGDKILKVDDLDYKISMLNAQLAYEEVKGTNTLEEKIKKLSYEKAKLNYENTLIKAPINGIIFGLNVRKGDILPSQQKLCIIADDSTLEFIGYIDIFDYNKIKLNQKIKLKINGLSGEYFEGVISYISPGTVEKGSSDKVKIKAKIITKNSDKHKKIYFGATAEGEITTLNLTDIIKIPSDAVIFENEKTYVKIKNGVDENGNPKIEKKEIKIGLITDDFIEVKEGLKDGDTIMIKAADKNLSIF; this is encoded by the coding sequence ATGAAAAGAAAAATAATTGTTATCTCTATTATTTTAGCTCTTATTATGATATTAATATCCTGTAATGCAAATAAAGCTTTTTCAAATATAAATAATGAAATAGAATATGTTGTAAAAAAAGGGGATTTAACGGAATTTATTAATGTAGACGGATATGTATATCCTGAAAATTTCTATATAATATACTCAAAAATAGGCGGAGAAGTAAAGGAAATATTTACTAAAAACGGGCAGTATCTAAGAAAAGGGGATAAAATTTTGAAAGTGGACGATCTTGACTATAAGATTTCCATGTTAAATGCTCAATTAGCTTATGAAGAAGTGAAGGGTACAAATACATTGGAAGAAAAAATTAAAAAATTATCTTATGAAAAAGCTAAACTAAATTATGAAAATACGCTTATAAAAGCTCCTATCAACGGTATAATATTTGGATTAAATGTAAGAAAAGGAGATATTTTGCCTTCTCAACAAAAATTATGCATAATAGCAGATGATTCAACATTAGAATTTATTGGATATATTGACATTTTTGACTATAATAAAATTAAATTAAATCAAAAAATAAAATTAAAAATCAATGGACTTTCCGGGGAATATTTTGAGGGAGTAATTTCCTATATTTCGCCAGGAACTGTTGAAAAAGGTTCATCTGATAAAGTGAAAATAAAAGCGAAAATCATTACTAAAAATAGCGATAAACACAAAAAGATTTACTTTGGAGCAACTGCAGAAGGTGAAATTACAACGTTAAATCTTACAGATATAATAAAAATTCCATCAGATGCTGTAATTTTTGAAAATGAAAAAACCTATGTAAAAATCAAAAATGGTGTTGATGAAAATGGAAATCCAAAAATTGAAAAGAAAGAAATAAAAATAGGATTAATTACTGATGATTTTATAGAAGTAAAAGAAGGATTAAAAGATGGTGATACAATAATGATTAAAGCTGCAGATAAAAATCTTTCCATTTTTTAG
- a CDS encoding TolC family protein — MKKSFLILFWTLLTLTIFANFVDKIVEKIENDTQYLMALNSYNNALNNLKMEESILKNIGINEGVFTSRFYDNNNFKQLEIPLSLNMKIYGFDIIGTLKYTSDFNNNNNSYSVSISKKLFSFDDLNNIDKKILLLSTKWELKNLKNSLFINTLKNAYYYNYYSNLLNLQKEAFEIRKQLFYEAKKKYVKGIIGKIEYLTLQKNYLNEKISINNLQISINKIKEYNIPDVILIELSMPSTITEIPLNREDIRAALLEVEKNKAKLKRKFVYDLPDINMGILMNYNKNDLTNSYKTDTTIFLNFSYNIFDNNYRQNTKKSMDMDYIISLKKYKNKLNAIFTEIKNIQEKINNDELQLKSIDLEKQISEINYETAKKQYEKGYLSLNELKLEKINMLKTHFEYERIKAELLFDKLTLYNVLGYDIISIFEEELNR; from the coding sequence ATGAAAAAAAGCTTTTTAATTTTATTCTGGACATTATTGACCCTTACAATATTTGCAAATTTCGTTGATAAAATAGTTGAAAAAATAGAAAATGATACTCAATATTTAATGGCTTTAAATTCTTATAATAATGCTTTGAATAATCTAAAAATGGAAGAATCTATCTTAAAAAATATAGGTATCAATGAAGGTGTATTTACAAGCAGATTTTACGACAACAATAATTTTAAGCAACTTGAAATTCCTTTATCTTTAAATATGAAAATTTATGGTTTTGATATTATTGGAACCCTCAAATATACGTCTGATTTTAACAACAATAATAATTCTTACTCTGTTAGCATTTCTAAAAAATTATTTTCTTTTGATGATTTAAATAATATAGATAAAAAGATTTTATTATTATCCACAAAATGGGAATTAAAAAATTTAAAAAATTCTCTATTTATAAATACTTTAAAAAACGCTTATTATTATAATTATTATAGTAATTTATTAAATCTTCAAAAAGAAGCTTTTGAAATAAGGAAACAATTGTTCTATGAGGCTAAAAAGAAGTATGTAAAAGGCATTATTGGAAAAATAGAATATCTAACTCTTCAAAAAAATTATTTAAATGAAAAGATATCTATTAATAATCTGCAGATATCTATTAATAAAATTAAAGAATATAATATCCCCGATGTTATATTAATTGAACTCTCTATGCCCTCAACAATAACGGAAATTCCATTAAATAGAGAAGATATAAGAGCTGCTCTTCTTGAAGTTGAAAAAAACAAAGCAAAGCTCAAAAGAAAATTTGTTTATGATCTTCCTGATATAAATATGGGAATTTTAATGAATTATAATAAAAACGATTTAACCAATAGCTATAAAACAGATACAACAATATTTTTAAATTTTTCATACAATATATTTGATAACAACTATCGACAAAATACGAAAAAAAGCATGGATATGGATTATATTATTTCATTAAAAAAATATAAGAACAAATTAAATGCTATTTTCACCGAAATAAAAAACATCCAGGAGAAAATAAATAACGACGAATTACAGCTTAAAAGTATTGATCTTGAAAAGCAGATTTCTGAAATCAATTATGAAACTGCAAAAAAACAATACGAGAAAGGATATTTGAGTTTAAATGAATTAAAACTTGAAAAAATAAATATGTTAAAAACACATTTTGAATATGAAAGAATAAAAGCTGAACTGTTATTTGATAAACTTACATTATATAATGTCCTTGGATATGATATTATAAGTATTTTTGAGGAGGAATTAAATAGATGA
- a CDS encoding bifunctional enoyl-CoA hydratase/phosphate acetyltransferase, producing MRTLKDVIEKAKTVNKKRVVVVGAEDKEALKAVSAAYDEGFVEPVLVGNKEIIEENLKELGKEFDIIDAKTEEEAAEQGVRLVSSGAADIVMKGLIKTSKLLKAVLNKEWGLRTGSVLSHVAIVETDALDSLKLVTDGGMIIKPTLDQKVAIINNAVELAHSMGIENPKVALLAAVEVVNPDMPETMDAAIITQMNKRGQIKGCTVDGPLALDNALSEMAAKIKKIKSDVAGHADILVVPDIHAGNVLGKAAVYLANGKIAGLVLGAKAPIVIVSRADTAESKLASLALAVLKSEK from the coding sequence TTGAGAACTTTAAAAGATGTTATTGAAAAAGCAAAAACAGTAAACAAAAAAAGGGTTGTAGTAGTTGGTGCAGAAGATAAAGAAGCTTTAAAGGCTGTTTCTGCCGCATACGACGAAGGTTTTGTAGAACCTGTATTAGTTGGTAACAAAGAAATTATTGAAGAAAATTTAAAGGAATTAGGAAAAGAATTCGATATAATCGACGCAAAAACAGAAGAAGAAGCCGCAGAACAGGGAGTTAGATTAGTTTCTTCAGGTGCAGCAGATATTGTAATGAAAGGTTTAATAAAAACATCAAAATTATTAAAAGCTGTATTAAATAAAGAATGGGGTCTTAGAACAGGAAGCGTATTAAGCCATGTAGCAATAGTTGAAACAGATGCACTTGATTCATTAAAATTAGTAACAGACGGTGGAATGATAATAAAACCTACATTAGATCAAAAGGTTGCTATAATCAATAACGCTGTTGAATTAGCTCATTCAATGGGAATTGAAAATCCAAAGGTTGCATTATTAGCCGCTGTTGAAGTTGTAAATCCAGATATGCCAGAGACAATGGATGCAGCAATTATCACACAAATGAACAAAAGAGGTCAAATTAAAGGCTGTACAGTTGACGGACCTTTGGCATTGGACAATGCATTGAGCGAAATGGCAGCAAAAATCAAAAAGATTAAAAGCGATGTTGCTGGTCATGCAGATATCCTTGTTGTACCAGATATTCATGCTGGTAATGTTCTTGGAAAAGCTGCTGTTTACCTGGCAAACGGTAAAATAGCTGGTCTTGTTTTAGGTGCAAAAGCTCCTATAGTTATTGTATCAAGAGCTGACACAGCCGAGTCAAAACTTGCATCACTTGCACTTGCTGTATTAAAATCAGAAAAATAA
- a CDS encoding carboxypeptidase-like regulatory domain-containing protein — protein MLKKVFITTMILIIFLFSLTGCVKPKPQTSEELTKIIVYLTDAPDESISEATLKVASMKLTSDSTNIELLSNYEKNFLTLAGTLEKIKEFNINEKDLKNAKISVILSPTATIVEEDKTKNISISSTEMDITVNIDSISAGRTYNLIIDFDIGNSYNSSLEEFSPIIRAWTVADTEADYRTIEGHVYDNSDLGELATPKPGRVVLILPTDNSTVLYSTITNKDGYFKFNKIKLGPGVYNIGVAKSNATFYYENDPDLGYSYYLARYIELEPATVQINISIGDQ, from the coding sequence TTGCTAAAAAAAGTATTTATAACCACAATGATACTCATTATTTTCCTTTTCTCATTAACCGGATGCGTTAAACCAAAACCCCAAACCTCAGAAGAATTAACCAAAATAATTGTTTATCTAACCGATGCACCAGATGAAAGCATTTCAGAAGCAACTTTAAAGGTCGCATCAATGAAATTAACCTCTGATTCCACCAATATTGAATTATTAAGCAATTATGAAAAAAATTTTCTTACACTTGCTGGAACTCTTGAAAAGATCAAAGAATTTAATATTAACGAAAAAGACTTAAAAAACGCTAAAATTTCTGTAATTCTTTCACCAACAGCAACAATTGTAGAAGAAGATAAAACAAAGAACATATCTATTTCATCAACTGAAATGGATATTACAGTTAATATTGATTCTATAAGTGCCGGAAGAACTTATAACCTAATCATTGATTTTGATATTGGAAATTCATATAATTCATCGCTTGAAGAGTTTTCGCCAATAATACGGGCATGGACTGTTGCAGATACCGAAGCAGATTATAGAACTATAGAAGGACATGTATATGACAATTCAGACTTAGGAGAACTGGCAACCCCAAAACCTGGAAGAGTTGTTTTAATACTTCCAACAGATAATTCAACTGTATTATATTCAACAATTACCAATAAAGATGGATATTTTAAGTTTAATAAAATAAAACTTGGACCAGGAGTTTATAATATCGGTGTCGCAAAAAGTAATGCTACTTTTTATTACGAGAATGATCCTGATCTGGGATATTCTTACTATCTTGCAAGATATATTGAATTAGAACCTGCCACCGTTCAAATTAATATTTCAATAGGTGATCAATAA
- the lnt gene encoding apolipoprotein N-acyltransferase, translating into MNYILPLISGILTGLSMPGNLSSFLVWFSVAPFIYSFVNSKKTLERLIKVFLYSYSLMVTTLWWEVPVLTKNIPEVIKTFPGYIGFFSYLLMILILTIPYYIIWILGELYFRKSRVINKTSLILFSVFSYAAAEILKQFGDLAFTGANLSDALYMHTGFLQILPFTGSIGLTILILFVNAYIAFSPERERLKIGIFIIGILYIINFTISEKLPMINTSENSVKISVFQTNVPQEVKYSNDMWKSYVEISKYIEKSKDNSELLILPEAVFIKDIRNDEIFKVIKEAIKLSDKNWLMGFPTVDYEKREYYNSAIYINKNGEIENIYNKIRLMPFAEFLPYKSVFSLFSFFKLVSFYTPGDEYSILNLNGKKFSVQICFETYFPELSRNFTKNGAQFLVAISNDGWFSHKTALLQHFSKSVLRAAENRRTFIQVSNTGITGIVDKYGRIINTLPTHTYKGAQFSVPLNNEITFYTKYANIIIVIILILAIIFSLI; encoded by the coding sequence TTGAACTATATTTTGCCTTTGATTTCAGGAATTTTAACTGGATTATCAATGCCGGGAAATTTATCTTCATTTCTCGTCTGGTTTTCTGTTGCTCCATTTATATATTCATTTGTAAACTCAAAAAAAACATTAGAAAGACTGATAAAAGTCTTTTTATATAGTTATTCGTTAATGGTAACCACATTATGGTGGGAAGTACCTGTTTTAACCAAAAACATTCCCGAGGTAATAAAAACATTCCCGGGATATATAGGCTTTTTCTCATATCTGCTTATGATTCTAATACTTACAATTCCATATTATATTATATGGATTTTAGGAGAATTATATTTCAGAAAATCGCGCGTTATAAACAAAACATCTTTAATACTATTTTCTGTATTCTCATATGCAGCAGCTGAAATTTTAAAACAATTTGGAGACCTTGCATTTACAGGTGCAAACTTATCCGATGCGCTTTACATGCACACAGGATTTCTACAAATACTCCCTTTTACAGGTAGTATTGGACTTACCATATTAATATTATTCGTTAATGCATATATTGCATTTTCACCTGAACGCGAAAGACTTAAAATCGGTATTTTTATTATAGGCATACTATATATAATAAACTTTACAATCTCAGAAAAATTACCTATGATAAACACCTCAGAAAATTCCGTTAAAATCAGTGTATTCCAGACAAATGTTCCTCAGGAAGTAAAATACTCAAATGACATGTGGAAATCATATGTTGAAATATCAAAATACATAGAAAAAAGCAAGGATAATTCTGAACTATTAATCCTGCCAGAAGCTGTATTTATAAAAGACATAAGAAACGATGAAATATTCAAAGTCATTAAAGAAGCCATTAAGTTATCAGATAAAAACTGGCTCATGGGTTTTCCCACTGTTGATTATGAAAAACGTGAATATTATAACAGCGCTATATACATAAACAAAAATGGTGAAATAGAAAATATATATAACAAAATTAGATTAATGCCTTTTGCAGAGTTTCTACCATATAAAAGCGTCTTCAGCTTATTTTCTTTCTTTAAGTTAGTAAGCTTTTACACACCAGGTGATGAATACTCTATACTCAACTTAAATGGCAAAAAATTCAGTGTTCAAATCTGTTTTGAAACATATTTTCCAGAACTTTCAAGAAACTTCACAAAAAACGGTGCTCAATTCTTAGTCGCCATAAGTAATGATGGATGGTTTTCTCATAAAACAGCTCTACTACAACATTTTTCCAAATCTGTTTTACGAGCGGCAGAAAACAGAAGAACATTTATACAGGTTTCAAATACCGGTATTACCGGAATAGTAGATAAATACGGAAGAATAATAAACACATTACCAACACATACATATAAAGGTGCTCAATTTTCAGTTCCATTAAATAACGAAATTACATTCTATACAAAATATGCAAATATCATAATTGTAATTATCCTTATTTTAGCAATAATCTTTAGTCTTATATAA